One Elusimicrobiota bacterium DNA window includes the following coding sequences:
- the rplD gene encoding 50S ribosomal protein L4, producing METKLLNLKGQEVGKYELPEVIFARKADPYFLYEAVKYYLANRRSGTASTKTRGEVSGGGRKPWKQKGTGRARSGTIRSPLWRKGGVVFGPRPRSYRQDMPAEKLRQALIDALSAMHAAGSVIVVDNLTMEQPKTRELQAIFSALNLGSKKALFVLDKADKNFTTASRNLAHVKWCLAADLNAYQVMSAGRLVFTSAALNFVSAKLAV from the coding sequence ATGGAAACAAAACTTTTAAATCTAAAAGGGCAGGAAGTGGGCAAGTATGAACTGCCCGAAGTTATATTCGCGCGTAAAGCCGATCCCTATTTCCTTTACGAGGCGGTAAAATACTACCTGGCAAACCGCAGAAGCGGCACCGCTTCCACCAAAACCCGCGGAGAAGTTTCAGGCGGCGGCCGCAAGCCCTGGAAGCAGAAAGGCACCGGCCGCGCAAGGTCCGGAACTATCCGCTCTCCGCTGTGGCGCAAGGGCGGCGTGGTGTTCGGCCCAAGGCCCCGCTCTTACAGGCAGGACATGCCCGCGGAAAAACTGCGCCAGGCCCTTATAGACGCGCTTTCAGCCATGCATGCGGCCGGGTCCGTGATAGTGGTTGACAATTTAACCATGGAGCAGCCGAAAACCCGCGAGCTTCAGGCTATATTCTCAGCCCTTAACCTGGGCTCAAAAAAAGCGCTTTTCGTGCTTGACAAGGCCGATAAGAACTTTACCACCGCTTCACGAAATCTGGCCCATGTCAAATGGTGTCTCGCCGCCGATCTCAACGCCTATCAGGTTATGAGCGCCGGCAGGCTGGTTTTTACATCTGCGGCTTTAAACTTTGTGAGCGCAAAATTGGCCGTTTAA
- a CDS encoding TldD/PmbA family protein: MKRTDLIIEKILKKPVTDHVVIGYGKSETHHIRFSNNSVNRENLFKLEEEVKVEVGYDGRTGSYRTNDLSEDGIKHAVKKAYEAAKLLPKDPEYMPPVTQGEAEAIKHFRPVFGKLTDSKKYGILRHAFKELKEAGLNSAGSFSTNPFTAEVYNNKGVHVSHSNCSSAFTLTAMTENSSFKDSHISKDFSDYDGEAFLSNVISRARLSKNPASLEAGKYTVVLGPAAVEELLIIFLWYNMDAKAIDEGRSALSKRLNERIADEAIHIYSKPDHEKVSLSPFSPEDAMPYIGFDMIRNGKLANPWHSRYYAKKKGVQATGRFPANIIFQGTDKPIASLISNVENGLYVNSFWYIRLVDLMDGIFTGMTRDGVFRIKDGKIAGSVNNFRFNQSVFDMFRNTAEIGKEKAMIFSSIPPITVRDFNFVSKTEF, translated from the coding sequence ATGAAAAGAACTGATTTAATAATAGAAAAGATATTAAAAAAGCCCGTAACGGACCATGTAGTCATAGGTTACGGAAAAAGCGAGACGCATCATATAAGGTTCTCGAACAATTCCGTGAACAGGGAGAACCTGTTCAAGCTGGAGGAGGAGGTAAAGGTTGAAGTCGGCTATGACGGCAGGACCGGGTCATACAGGACGAACGATCTTTCGGAAGACGGCATAAAGCACGCGGTGAAAAAAGCCTATGAGGCGGCTAAGCTCCTGCCGAAGGACCCCGAATACATGCCTCCCGTGACACAAGGCGAGGCGGAAGCGATAAAGCATTTCAGGCCTGTCTTCGGGAAACTGACCGACAGCAAAAAATACGGCATTCTCCGGCACGCGTTCAAGGAGCTTAAGGAAGCCGGTTTGAATTCCGCCGGAAGCTTTTCCACGAACCCTTTCACGGCCGAAGTCTATAACAACAAAGGCGTGCATGTTTCGCACAGCAACTGCAGCTCGGCATTCACGCTTACGGCCATGACGGAGAATTCCTCGTTCAAGGATTCTCACATTTCAAAGGACTTTTCCGACTATGACGGGGAAGCGTTCCTCTCGAATGTTATCAGCCGCGCGCGGCTTTCTAAAAACCCCGCTTCACTTGAGGCCGGCAAATACACCGTGGTGCTGGGGCCGGCGGCCGTGGAAGAGCTTCTTATTATCTTCCTCTGGTACAATATGGACGCGAAAGCGATAGACGAAGGCCGTTCAGCCTTATCAAAAAGGCTGAACGAACGTATCGCGGACGAAGCGATACATATTTATTCGAAGCCGGACCACGAAAAAGTCAGCCTGTCGCCGTTCTCTCCGGAAGACGCCATGCCTTATATCGGCTTCGATATGATAAGGAACGGCAAACTGGCGAACCCCTGGCACTCCAGGTATTACGCCAAAAAGAAGGGAGTTCAGGCTACGGGCCGATTCCCTGCGAACATCATTTTCCAGGGAACGGATAAACCCATCGCCAGTCTTATTTCCAACGTGGAAAACGGTCTGTACGTCAACAGTTTCTGGTATATCCGGCTGGTCGACCTGATGGACGGCATTTTTACCGGCATGACGAGGGACGGAGTTTTCAGAATAAAGGACGGGAAAATCGCGGGGAGCGTGAACAACTTCCGCTTCAACCAGAGCGTTTTCGACATGTTCCGCAATACGGCCGAGATCGGGAAGGAAAAAGCAATGATCTTTAGCTCGATACCCCCGATAACGGTCAGGGATTTCAACTTTGTCAGCAAAACTGAATTTTAA
- a CDS encoding ABC transporter ATP-binding protein yields the protein MNPDILSVKGLSRSFGRKKAVDGLNFTAARGEVVGLLGRNGSGKTTFFKLILDMLDPDSGEIQAAGISPDGSGSIRQDIGYVPERPSFHNFMSVMETLKLRAAIYKKWDMQKAVSTAAKLGLRLDRKIQGMSKGETAKLAWICAVSHNPSLLLLDEADSGLDYLVKEKIIEGLIGELVSADKTIILASHTMENFMGIIDRLALISRGSVQSTYDGDTLRSSVYRVTARVRPGAAAVAGAPYARLISEDGPVKIFGVIGESGLKTLSGLEIFESVQSERMSEAEAFTLLLSGTREEL from the coding sequence ATGAACCCCGATATTCTAAGCGTAAAGGGTCTTTCCAGGTCCTTCGGCCGGAAAAAAGCGGTGGACGGCCTCAACTTCACCGCCGCCCGCGGGGAAGTCGTCGGGCTGCTGGGCAGGAACGGCTCCGGCAAAACCACGTTTTTCAAACTGATACTTGACATGCTGGACCCCGACTCGGGCGAAATACAGGCGGCCGGGATTTCGCCCGACGGCAGCGGGAGCATAAGACAGGATATCGGCTATGTGCCGGAAAGGCCCTCGTTCCACAATTTTATGAGCGTGATGGAAACCCTGAAACTCCGCGCGGCGATATATAAAAAATGGGATATGCAAAAAGCCGTTTCAACCGCGGCCAAGCTGGGGCTGCGCCTCGACAGAAAAATACAGGGAATGAGCAAAGGCGAAACGGCGAAGCTCGCCTGGATATGCGCGGTTTCCCATAACCCGTCCCTGCTTCTGCTGGACGAAGCCGATTCGGGGCTGGATTATCTGGTTAAGGAAAAGATAATAGAGGGGCTTATAGGCGAACTTGTTTCGGCCGATAAGACCATAATATTGGCCTCGCACACAATGGAAAACTTTATGGGGATAATAGACAGGCTCGCGCTAATATCGCGCGGTTCGGTGCAAAGCACTTACGACGGAGACACGCTGAGGAGCTCGGTTTACCGCGTGACCGCCAGGGTCAGGCCCGGCGCGGCGGCCGTTGCGGGCGCTCCGTACGCGCGGCTTATATCAGAAGACGGGCCCGTGAAGATTTTCGGCGTCATCGGCGAGAGCGGCCTTAAAACACTTTCAGGGCTTGAAATTTTTGAAAGCGTTCAAAGCGAAAGGATGAGCGAGGCTGAAGCATTCACTTTACTCCTTTCGGGAACCAGGGAGGAGTTATGA
- the rplW gene encoding 50S ribosomal protein L23 — protein MSRDFTDVLITPILSEKSMMLKDKENRYSFRVNPLANKVEIKKAVEALFKVKVEAVRTANMPGKMHRVGRSEGKRSDWKKAVVTVKTGQKIDMTDLPK, from the coding sequence ATGAGCAGAGATTTTACTGATGTGCTTATCACCCCTATTCTAAGCGAAAAAAGCATGATGCTTAAAGATAAAGAGAACCGCTATTCTTTCCGCGTAAACCCGCTGGCCAATAAAGTGGAAATAAAAAAGGCCGTCGAGGCGCTTTTTAAAGTGAAGGTTGAAGCGGTTCGCACGGCCAATATGCCGGGCAAGATGCATCGCGTGGGCCGTTCGGAAGGCAAGCGGTCGGATTGGAAGAAGGCCGTGGTAACGGTCAAGACCGGCCAGAAAATTGACATGACGGACCTGCCGAAATAG
- the rpsQ gene encoding 30S ribosomal protein S17 — protein MKENAPERPNRKIFRGVVVSDRMNKTRVISVERTLHHAAYAKTMKRNAKYYAHDEGNESHEGDTVEIMSTRPMSSLKRWRISRVILKAAK, from the coding sequence ATGAAAGAGAACGCGCCCGAACGACCCAATAGGAAAATTTTCCGCGGAGTGGTGGTTTCAGACCGCATGAACAAGACCCGCGTTATCAGTGTGGAAAGAACGCTGCATCACGCCGCTTACGCCAAAACCATGAAGCGCAACGCCAAGTATTACGCCCACGACGAAGGCAACGAGTCGCATGAGGGAGATACTGTGGAAATCATGAGCACGCGCCCGATGTCCAGCCTTAAACGATGGCGGATTTCGCGCGTTATTCTGAAGGCCGCGAAGTAA
- the rplC gene encoding 50S ribosomal protein L3 has translation MTEENKNAAEQPQTEPETKAQPSEMPAGFKFLIGRKMGMTQMFDAAGELFAVSVIQAGPCRVMYTRTPEKDGYKAICLGFGHMTEKNVNAARMGIFKKLDIKPVRKFKEFRVEDISGVQAGQTASLTARFAAGEYVDLQGVSKGKGFAGGMKRYNFRGGPASHGASDRERAPGSIGSRRSLGRVLPGQRMAGHMGVDTVSMQKIKVIKIIPEENIMLVNGSVPGAAGSLVYITKTVKKTPKPLVLVPKKGKQAAAKAAPKKPAAPAKK, from the coding sequence ATGACAGAAGAAAATAAAAACGCAGCCGAGCAGCCGCAGACCGAGCCGGAGACCAAAGCGCAGCCCTCCGAAATGCCCGCGGGATTTAAGTTCCTTATAGGCCGCAAGATGGGGATGACCCAGATGTTCGATGCGGCCGGCGAATTATTCGCCGTGTCGGTGATCCAGGCGGGCCCCTGCCGCGTGATGTACACCCGTACACCCGAGAAGGACGGCTACAAGGCTATCTGCCTGGGCTTCGGCCACATGACCGAGAAAAATGTAAATGCCGCCAGAATGGGGATCTTTAAAAAACTTGACATAAAGCCGGTACGCAAGTTCAAGGAATTCCGCGTGGAGGATATCTCCGGCGTGCAGGCAGGGCAGACGGCCAGCCTGACCGCGCGTTTTGCCGCGGGGGAATATGTGGATCTGCAGGGCGTGTCAAAGGGCAAGGGCTTTGCCGGCGGCATGAAGCGCTATAATTTCCGCGGCGGGCCGGCTTCCCACGGCGCATCCGACAGGGAAAGAGCGCCGGGTTCCATCGGCTCGCGGCGCTCTCTCGGTCGCGTACTGCCCGGCCAGCGCATGGCGGGACATATGGGCGTGGATACCGTGAGCATGCAGAAGATAAAGGTAATAAAGATAATTCCAGAAGAGAATATAATGCTTGTGAACGGCAGCGTCCCGGGGGCGGCGGGCAGCCTGGTTTATATCACGAAAACCGTAAAGAAAACGCCTAAACCGCTGGTACTGGTCCCCAAAAAGGGCAAACAGGCGGCAGCGAAGGCGGCCCCCAAGAAACCGGCGGCGCCGGCTAAAAAGTAA
- a CDS encoding uL22 family ribosomal protein — protein MDAICKLKYQRYGRRKVGQLLDQIRGKSLFEAQQILSAIPMRSTELVGKAVRSAGANLAVKLGKRLDLKTVWVKTAFADQGPMKALKRVQPGPQGRAMPFKRKMCHVTVTVSDTKEAKKK, from the coding sequence ATGGATGCTATTTGCAAACTGAAATATCAAAGATACGGCCGCAGAAAAGTGGGACAGCTGCTTGACCAGATAAGGGGAAAATCCCTTTTTGAAGCGCAGCAGATACTGTCCGCCATACCGATGCGTTCCACCGAACTGGTGGGCAAAGCGGTCAGGTCGGCCGGCGCCAACCTCGCGGTCAAGCTTGGAAAAAGGCTGGACCTGAAAACTGTGTGGGTAAAAACCGCTTTCGCGGATCAGGGCCCGATGAAAGCCCTGAAAAGGGTGCAGCCCGGGCCTCAGGGCCGGGCCATGCCTTTCAAGAGGAAAATGTGCCACGTAACAGTGACCGTTTCGGATACCAAGGAGGCTAAGAAGAAATAG
- a CDS encoding TldD/PmbA family protein yields the protein MDNLREIINYLEGKKVRFADAREHLFREREILTEDLRVEQITEQNVSGVGIKVLYENGWGYASTSKTDLAALRKTADKALALAKSADRSATGTVELAAEPRHVAKFATKIKEDPFEVNVSDAVGVLLQAGETILKGKDVIKANSHLVFRNMAKKYANTEGSLIETDVYTVLPEIEALARVNGEVKSRHYWPAPMNAGYEYFRGLDFIGNAERIAAQAREHCFAKPCETGPATLILDPEHLSLTMHESVGHPTELDRVLGYEESCAGRSFATMEKLNNFKYGSDLVNFIADNTLEGGLASCGYDDEGVECQKWHMIKDGVLTGYGVNRELAHKMKMERANGTTRATKYCDVPITRIPNLYLAPGTKPLSVEELIADTKDGIYIEGMGSFSIDQMRLNMQFGGDAFWEIKNGKITGMLKNVVYNALSYEFWRSCDAITDERFFKRSGFITCGKGDPMQLAQMTHGASPARFRNIMVRRAK from the coding sequence ATGGATAACCTCCGGGAGATCATTAATTATCTGGAAGGAAAAAAAGTCCGGTTCGCGGACGCGCGGGAACATCTTTTCCGCGAGCGGGAAATTTTAACGGAAGATTTGCGCGTGGAACAGATAACCGAACAGAATGTTTCCGGCGTTGGAATAAAAGTGCTTTATGAAAATGGCTGGGGCTATGCTTCCACCAGCAAGACGGACCTGGCCGCTCTCAGAAAGACCGCCGACAAGGCGCTGGCTTTGGCCAAAAGCGCCGACAGATCGGCGACAGGGACCGTTGAACTTGCCGCGGAGCCCAGGCATGTCGCGAAATTCGCGACAAAAATAAAAGAAGACCCGTTCGAAGTAAACGTAAGCGATGCCGTCGGCGTCCTCCTTCAGGCCGGTGAAACGATACTGAAAGGGAAGGATGTGATCAAAGCTAACTCCCACCTTGTTTTCAGGAACATGGCGAAGAAATACGCCAATACGGAAGGCTCCCTCATTGAAACCGACGTTTATACAGTGCTCCCGGAGATCGAAGCCCTGGCCAGGGTGAATGGCGAGGTAAAATCACGCCATTACTGGCCCGCCCCCATGAACGCCGGCTATGAATATTTCAGGGGACTGGATTTCATAGGCAACGCCGAAAGAATAGCCGCGCAGGCCCGCGAACACTGTTTTGCTAAACCCTGCGAAACCGGCCCGGCCACGCTTATACTTGATCCGGAGCATCTTTCCCTTACCATGCACGAGTCCGTGGGCCATCCGACCGAGCTGGACCGCGTCCTCGGCTATGAGGAGTCCTGCGCCGGCAGAAGTTTCGCCACCATGGAAAAGCTTAATAATTTCAAATACGGCTCCGATCTTGTCAACTTTATCGCGGACAACACCCTTGAGGGGGGGCTCGCGAGCTGCGGCTACGATGATGAGGGCGTTGAATGCCAGAAGTGGCATATGATAAAAGACGGGGTGCTGACGGGATACGGGGTGAACCGGGAACTCGCTCACAAGATGAAGATGGAGCGCGCGAACGGTACCACACGGGCCACCAAGTACTGCGATGTCCCCATCACCAGAATACCGAACCTGTATCTTGCGCCCGGTACCAAGCCCCTCTCCGTTGAAGAACTGATAGCGGACACCAAAGACGGGATATACATCGAAGGTATGGGTTCGTTCAGCATAGATCAGATGCGGCTCAATATGCAGTTCGGCGGGGACGCTTTCTGGGAGATAAAGAACGGGAAAATCACGGGCATGCTGAAGAACGTCGTTTATAACGCGCTCTCCTACGAGTTCTGGCGCAGCTGCGACGCGATAACCGATGAAAGGTTCTTTAAACGGTCCGGGTTCATAACCTGCGGGAAAGGCGATCCCATGCAGCTGGCCCAGATGACCCATGGCGCAAGTCCCGCCAGGTTCAGGAATATCATGGTAAGGAGGGCAAAATAA
- the rplP gene encoding 50S ribosomal protein L16: MLMPKRVKYRKTHSAPRIKGNTKGGAELVHGDYGLKAMEPRWITARQIEACRVSIMRYVKKNGKMWIRIFPDKAVTKHPAETRMGKGKGAPDHWVAVVKPGRIMFELEGLDLATAKEAMTRASHKLPIHTKFITRED; the protein is encoded by the coding sequence ATGCTGATGCCTAAAAGAGTGAAATACCGGAAGACCCATTCCGCGCCCCGCATAAAGGGCAATACCAAGGGCGGCGCGGAGCTGGTGCACGGCGATTACGGGCTGAAGGCCATGGAGCCGCGCTGGATAACGGCCCGCCAGATAGAAGCCTGCCGTGTGTCCATAATGCGCTATGTCAAGAAAAACGGGAAAATGTGGATACGCATTTTCCCCGACAAGGCCGTTACCAAGCACCCGGCCGAAACCCGCATGGGTAAAGGCAAGGGCGCTCCGGACCATTGGGTGGCCGTGGTAAAACCGGGCCGCATTATGTTTGAACTGGAAGGCCTTGATCTGGCGACAGCCAAGGAAGCCATGACGCGCGCAAGCCATAAGCTGCCTATCCATACCAAGTTCATCACCAGGGAAGATTAA
- a CDS encoding GntR family transcriptional regulator — protein sequence MIKINFDSRMPIYDQIKLGLKSLVGKGLLKPGDQAPSIRKLALDIKVNPNTVARAYRELSAEGFFDSSRGEENCISGRALEISKNARAQIASLLESAVQSALENGFSWTDIDAAMSELKRRVK from the coding sequence ATGATAAAAATAAACTTTGACTCCCGGATGCCGATATACGACCAGATAAAGCTGGGGCTTAAAAGCCTGGTCGGGAAAGGCCTGCTGAAGCCCGGCGACCAGGCCCCATCTATAAGGAAGCTGGCTTTAGACATAAAAGTGAACCCCAATACCGTCGCAAGGGCTTACAGGGAGCTTTCAGCCGAAGGGTTCTTTGACTCCAGCCGCGGCGAGGAAAACTGCATTTCCGGCCGGGCGCTTGAAATTTCAAAAAACGCGCGCGCGCAAATAGCTTCGCTGCTTGAGTCCGCGGTCCAAAGCGCGCTTGAGAACGGATTTTCCTGGACGGACATAGACGCGGCCATGTCCGAACTGAAAAGGAGGGTCAAATGA
- the rplN gene encoding 50S ribosomal protein L14 has product MIQLRTILNVADNSGARSLQCFKVLGGSTRTYAYLGDVVVCSVRDAIPHGAIKKGDVVKAVVVRCTKESRRKDGSYIRFDDNAVCVIDENGEPKGTRVFGPVARELRARNYLKIVSLAPEVI; this is encoded by the coding sequence ATGATCCAATTAAGAACGATACTGAATGTGGCCGACAATTCAGGAGCCAGGTCTCTTCAGTGTTTTAAAGTTCTGGGCGGAAGCACCCGGACCTACGCTTACCTTGGCGACGTAGTGGTTTGTTCGGTCAGGGATGCCATTCCCCACGGGGCGATAAAGAAAGGCGATGTGGTAAAAGCCGTGGTGGTCAGGTGCACCAAGGAATCCCGCCGCAAGGACGGCTCGTATATAAGGTTCGACGATAACGCCGTGTGCGTGATCGACGAAAACGGCGAACCAAAGGGTACCCGCGTCTTCGGACCGGTGGCCAGGGAACTAAGGGCCAGAAATTATCTAAAGATCGTTTCTCTGGCGCCTGAAGTTATTTAA
- the rplX gene encoding 50S ribosomal protein L24 — protein MLKLKKKDTVVILIGKDRGKKGEIKEIIPGEDSVKVVVMGINIVSKHKKTTKDQPGGIHKIEAPLDISNVQLICPKCGKPAKVKISNTPGAGKMRACKKCGEVII, from the coding sequence ATGCTAAAACTGAAAAAGAAAGACACTGTCGTAATACTTATCGGAAAGGACCGCGGCAAGAAAGGCGAGATAAAGGAAATAATTCCCGGTGAGGACTCCGTCAAGGTGGTGGTGATGGGAATCAATATAGTTTCCAAGCACAAAAAAACCACCAAAGACCAGCCGGGAGGCATCCACAAAATCGAAGCCCCGCTTGATATTTCAAATGTCCAGCTGATTTGCCCCAAGTGCGGCAAGCCCGCCAAAGTGAAGATTTCAAATACGCCGGGCGCCGGCAAAATGCGCGCCTGCAAAAAATGCGGAGAAGTGATAATTTAA
- the rplB gene encoding 50S ribosomal protein L2 codes for MPVKSFNPYTPSRRTITISDFSDITKTVPEKNLTRGLRKNGGRNNTGMLMVRHHGGGHRRLYRQMDFKREKFGVPAKVAAIEYDPNRNARIALLFYADGEKRYIPAPLGLGVGASVVSGPKSEIRLGNALPLLNIPEGTFIHAIEMIPGKGAQFVRSAGTQAQLMAKEGDYALVKMPSGEIRKILIGCMATIGQVGNFEHNTISLGKAGRSRHLGVKPTVRGGAMNNVDHPLGGGRGRSKGNNVPRSPWNQPSKGYKTRTKKKIWGWMIVQDRRKSQISAS; via the coding sequence ATGCCAGTTAAATCTTTTAACCCTTATACCCCTTCCAGAAGAACTATCACTATCAGTGATTTCTCCGACATTACAAAAACCGTTCCGGAGAAAAATCTTACCCGCGGTCTGCGGAAAAACGGCGGGCGCAACAATACGGGCATGCTTATGGTGCGCCACCACGGCGGCGGCCATCGCAGGCTGTACCGGCAGATGGATTTTAAACGGGAAAAATTCGGCGTGCCGGCCAAAGTGGCCGCTATTGAGTACGACCCCAACCGCAATGCCCGCATAGCCCTTCTGTTTTACGCGGACGGAGAGAAGCGCTATATACCGGCGCCTCTGGGCCTTGGCGTGGGGGCTTCAGTGGTAAGCGGACCCAAGTCCGAAATACGGCTTGGCAATGCCCTGCCGCTTTTGAACATACCTGAAGGCACCTTTATTCACGCTATAGAGATGATTCCCGGCAAAGGTGCCCAGTTCGTGCGTTCCGCCGGCACGCAGGCCCAGCTTATGGCCAAAGAGGGCGATTACGCGCTGGTAAAAATGCCTTCCGGCGAAATAAGGAAGATACTTATAGGCTGCATGGCCACCATCGGCCAGGTGGGTAATTTTGAGCACAATACGATATCTCTGGGCAAAGCCGGCCGCTCCCGTCACCTGGGCGTTAAGCCCACGGTCAGAGGCGGCGCCATGAACAATGTCGACCACCCGCTCGGCGGCGGACGCGGCCGTTCCAAGGGCAATAATGTGCCCCGGTCACCTTGGAACCAGCCTTCCAAAGGCTACAAGACCAGGACCAAGAAAAAAATATGGGGCTGGATGATAGTACAGGACAGGCGCAAGTCCCAGATCAGCGCGTCGTAA
- the rpmC gene encoding 50S ribosomal protein L29 — protein MKSKEREHLKNLSVDELMVQGRDIEKHQFQIKFKRSSAPLENPLQIRTARRKAALIKTLLRAKELAAAKTAAEVKKQ, from the coding sequence ATGAAAAGCAAAGAAAGAGAACATTTAAAGAACCTGTCTGTCGACGAGCTGATGGTACAGGGCAGGGATATTGAAAAACACCAGTTCCAGATCAAATTTAAGCGCTCATCGGCGCCCCTTGAAAACCCGCTGCAGATAAGGACCGCGCGCAGAAAAGCGGCCTTAATAAAAACGCTGCTCAGGGCCAAAGAACTGGCGGCCGCAAAAACAGCCGCGGAGGTGAAAAAACAATGA
- the rpsC gene encoding 30S ribosomal protein S3, which yields MGQKIHPRGMRLGYIQDWQSKWFAPKKMPELIGEDFEIRKMVSERFQLASVSWVDIERAGPYLKLTIHTARPGVVIGRRGADIENLKKDIEALTKRKVFVNVSEIKIAEMDPRLVGQSIAQQLEKRISHKRAIKRAMERTMASGALGIKVQVGGRLGGSEIARREWFRKGRVPLQTLSADIDYGLTEAYTVMGKIGIKVWIFKKLFFAKTPRELMEQLKKLEAEHPTEVSVMDEAAAAKRAEPAENENNKQGE from the coding sequence ATGGGACAAAAAATTCACCCCCGGGGAATGCGGCTCGGATACATTCAGGACTGGCAGTCAAAGTGGTTCGCCCCCAAGAAAATGCCGGAGCTTATAGGCGAGGATTTTGAAATACGAAAAATGGTAAGCGAACGTTTCCAGCTGGCTTCGGTGAGCTGGGTGGACATTGAGCGGGCCGGCCCTTACCTTAAGCTTACCATACATACCGCCCGCCCCGGGGTAGTTATCGGACGGCGCGGCGCCGACATTGAAAACCTTAAAAAAGACATTGAGGCGCTTACCAAACGCAAGGTTTTCGTCAATGTTTCCGAGATCAAGATAGCGGAAATGGACCCGCGCCTGGTGGGCCAGTCAATAGCCCAGCAGCTTGAAAAACGCATTTCTCACAAAAGGGCCATAAAGCGGGCCATGGAGCGCACCATGGCCTCCGGCGCCCTCGGTATAAAAGTGCAGGTGGGCGGCCGCCTTGGCGGATCTGAAATAGCGCGCCGGGAATGGTTCCGCAAGGGCCGGGTGCCGCTGCAGACCCTGTCCGCCGACATAGATTACGGCCTTACCGAGGCTTACACCGTAATGGGAAAGATAGGCATTAAAGTGTGGATTTTCAAAAAGCTGTTCTTCGCCAAGACCCCGCGCGAGCTTATGGAACAGCTTAAAAAACTTGAGGCCGAGCATCCGACCGAAGTGTCGGTGATGGACGAAGCCGCCGCCGCCAAGCGCGCGGAACCCGCCGAGAACGAGAATAATAAACAAGGAGAATAA
- the rplE gene encoding 50S ribosomal protein L5, whose protein sequence is MAKEKESVEQALPKDYRARLSEVYTRKVVPELMAALKLTSPMAVPKLTKIVVNIGVSEAKDNIQLLEQAKEDLSLIAGQAPQIRRAKKSISNFKLREGMPIGVRVTLRGMRMYEFLDRFVSIAMPRIRDFQGMDPKFFDGRGNLNVGLKEHHVFAEVNTEKSPKARGMNITFVTTAGDNEKGKALLEHLGMPFKKPALKTKQ, encoded by the coding sequence ATGGCTAAAGAAAAAGAATCGGTTGAACAGGCTCTGCCCAAAGACTACAGGGCCCGCTTGAGCGAGGTTTACACGCGCAAGGTAGTGCCGGAACTTATGGCGGCATTAAAACTAACCTCGCCTATGGCTGTGCCGAAGCTGACAAAGATAGTGGTTAATATCGGAGTCAGCGAGGCGAAAGACAATATACAGCTGCTTGAACAGGCGAAAGAGGACCTCTCTCTCATCGCCGGCCAGGCCCCCCAGATACGGCGCGCGAAGAAATCCATTTCAAACTTCAAGCTGCGCGAAGGCATGCCTATCGGCGTGCGGGTGACGCTGCGCGGCATGCGGATGTATGAGTTCCTTGACCGTTTCGTTTCCATCGCCATGCCCAGGATACGGGATTTCCAGGGGATGGATCCGAAATTCTTTGACGGGCGCGGGAACCTGAACGTGGGCTTAAAAGAGCATCACGTTTTCGCGGAAGTCAACACCGAGAAGTCGCCCAAGGCCAGGGGTATGAACATAACTTTTGTCACTACCGCCGGAGACAATGAAAAAGGCAAGGCGCTGCTGGAGCATCTCGGCATGCCTTTTAAAAAACCGGCGCTCAAGACTAAGCAATAA
- the rpsS gene encoding 30S ribosomal protein S19 → MSRSSKKGPFVDPGVLEKVQKMSLAGEKKPIKTWARACTITPEFIGHTFMVHNGRKFLPVYVTERMIGHKLGEFSFTRQFRGHGASHTKDATDLT, encoded by the coding sequence ATGAGCAGATCTTCAAAAAAAGGCCCTTTTGTCGACCCGGGGGTCCTTGAAAAAGTGCAGAAGATGAGCCTGGCCGGAGAGAAAAAACCGATAAAAACCTGGGCCAGGGCCTGCACTATAACGCCGGAGTTTATCGGACATACTTTTATGGTGCACAACGGCCGGAAATTTCTGCCTGTTTATGTGACCGAGCGCATGATCGGGCATAAACTGGGAGAGTTTTCTTTCACCAGGCAGTTCAGAGGCCACGGCGCTTCGCATACGAAGGACGCCACAGACTTAACTTAA